Within Kutzneria chonburiensis, the genomic segment AACATCAGGCACAGCACGATGTTCTTCCACCGGTTCTCCACCAGCACGGCCACGAACTCGCGCAGGAAGGCGTTGGGCCAGAAGTAGCGGGCCGTCGGCGCGCCGAGCACCTGCCCGTTCACCTTGGCCCGCCGGGCGTACAGCGCGGCCCGCAGCACGTGATAGTTGCTCGTGACGATGGTGCAGCGGTAGTCCGGCTTGTCGGCCAGCATGATCCGCCGGCTGAAGGTCAGGTTCTCCAGCGTGGTGGTGGACTTGTCCTCGAGCCGGATGGCCTCGGCCGGCACGCCGGTGGAGATCAGGTAGTCGGCCATCGCCCGGGCCTCCGACACGGGCTCGTCCGCGCCCTGCCCGCCAGACGTGATCATCAGCGGCGCGCCGCCACGGCCCCGCACCCGCTCCCACACCTGCCGGCCGCGGTCCAGCCGGCCGGCCAGCAGCTTGGACACCTCGCCGCGGATCAGCCCGGCGCCCAGCACCACCACGAAGTCCACGTCCTGGCGCTGCCGCACCCGGCCGTAGAACACCGAGTACAGCAGGAAACAGCAGAACACGAACGAGATGTAGAACAGCATGCCGCCGATGCCGATGAACGCCGAGATCAGGAACCGGTTCTCGGAGCCGACGGCCAGCAGCGTCAGCCCGAAGAAGGCGACGATCACCAGGCCGGCCAGCGTGGTCAGCACCGAGGACAGCCGCAGCCCTTCGCGCCGGATCATGGTGAAGCCGTTGACGAACAGGAACACGGTCAGCGCCACCGTGGTCAGCGGCACGCCGATGGCCAGCAGCGCCAGCGGGACCACGGCCAGCCACGGCGACACCGACCTGGCGGCGCCGAGCCCGGCGAAGGACAGGAAGAACAGCGCGAACACGAGGTACACACCGTTGCGCAGCCGGCGGCGGTCGATCAGGAAGCTGATCAGGAACACCAGCGTCCAGCCGAGGCCGAACGCCAGCCACACCACCGTGTTCATGGACCGGACTGTAGCCGGTGGGTCACGCACCGCCGTCAGCGGCCCGGCCGGCTCAGGCGCTGGTCAGCCGCCGTCGGTCGCGCTGTGCGGCCGGATCCGGCACGGGCGAGGCGAGCAGCAGGGCCTGCGTGTACGGGTGCGTGGGCTGGTGCAGCACGGTGGCGCACGGCCCCTGCTCGACCAGGTGGCCGGCCCGCAGCACGGCAACCCGCTCACAGACGCGATCAACCACCGCGAGATCGTGGCTGATGAACAGGCAGCCGAAGCCGAACTCCGCGTGCAGCCGCTCCAGCACGTCCAGTACCGCCGCCTGCACCGAGACGTCCAGGGCGCTGGTCGGCTCGTCGGCGATCAGCAGATCCGGTCCCAGCACCACGGCCCGGGCCAGGCTGACCCGTTGCCGCTGGCCGCCGGACAACTCGTGGCCGCGGCGGTCCAGCAGGGTGTGCGGCAGCTCGACGGCGTCCATCAGCTCCCGGACCTTGCGCAGCCGCTCGGCCCTGCCGGCCCTGGTGTGGATCACCAGCGGCTCGGCGATGGTCTGCGCCACGGTCTTGGTCGGGTCCAAAGAGGACGCCGGGTCCTGGAACACCACGCCAAGGCGGCGGCGGTCCAGCTTGCCGTCGAAGAGGGTGACCATGCCGGACCTGGGCTTGACCAGACCGAGCGCGCACTGGGCCAGTGTGGTCTTGCCGGAGCCGGACTCGCCGACCAGGCCGACGATCTCGCCGCGGCCGACGTGCAGCGACACGTCGTCGACGACGCGGCGACCGTGGTACTCCACCACGATGTTGTCCAGCCTGAGCACCGGGTTCTCGACGGCCGGCTGTTCCTCGTGCCGGGTGTCGCCGAGTTTCGGCACGGCGGCCAGGAGTTTCTTGGTGTAGTCGGCCTTCGGGGCGGCGAACAGTGTCTCGGTGTCCGCCTCCTCGACGACCTTTCCGTTGCGCAGCACCAGCACCCGGTCGGCGACGTCGGCCACCACGCCGAGGTTGTGGGTGATCAGCAGCGTGCCGGTGCCCTCGGTGTCGCGGATGTCCCGCAGCAGATCGAGGATCTGCTGCTGCACGGTGACATCGAGGGACGTGGTCGGCTCGTCGGCCAGGATCAGCCCGGGGCCGGCGGCGATCGCGATGGCGATCAGCACGCGTTGCCGCAGGCCGCCGGAAAGCTGGTGCGGATACTGCTTGAGCCGTTTGGCCGCCTCCGGCACGCCGACGCGTTCGAGGAGTGTGACAACGTGGTCGTGGTAGCGCTTGTGTCGTTGTGGCTTGGCGTCATGGTTGCGTATTGCCTCGGCGACCTGGAAGCCGATGGTGTGCAACGGGTTCAGCGCGGTCATCGGCTCCTGGAACACCATGCCCGCGCCACGCCCGCGCAGCTGCCGCAGCTCTTCGCCGGTTGCTTCGGCGATGTTCTTGCCGGCCACCGTGATCGTGCCGGCCACGGTGGCGGACCGGGGGAGCAGGCCGAGCGCCGCCAGCGCGACCGTGCTCTTGCCCGAGCCCGACTCGCCGACGAGGGCGACGATCTCGCCCCTGGACACGGTCACCGACAGGCCGTCGACGGCGACGGCGGAACCGTAGCTGACCCGCAGGTCGGCGATGTCCAGAACACTCATGCCCGCCCCCTCGCCGCGAACGCGTCGCGCAGCCCGTCGCCGACGAAGTTGATCGCGCAGACCACCAGCACGATCGCGATGCCGGGCGGCAGGATCAGCCACCACGCGCCGTCATAGGTGTACGTGATGCCCTTGCTCAGCATCGCGCCCCAGTCGGTGGCCGGCGGCGGCACGCCAAGCCCGAGGAAGCTCACGTACGCCACCAGCAGGATCGCCTCGGCGATCTGGAGGGTGCCGGCCACCACCAGCGTGCCGACCGCGTTGGGCAGCAGGTGGCTGAACACCACCCGCAGCCGGCCGGCGCCCATCACCGTGATGGCCTTGATGAAGTCCCGTTCCCGCAACGTCGCCGCCTCGGCCCGCAGCAACCGCGCCGGCACCAGCCAGGACACGCAGCCGATCACCAGTGACAGCACCAGCACCGATGGCGTGATCAGCGTGGCCGCGACGAGCAGCAGGAACAGTGCGGGAATGGCCACGCCGGTGTCGACGACGCGCATCAGCACCGCGTCGAGCCAACCGCCGGCGTAGCCGGCGAGCGCGCCCCAGATCGCGCCGATGGCCGTGGCCAGCAGGCCGGCCAGCACGCCGATGGCCAGCGAGGTCCGGCCGGCGACCATCAGTCGGCCCAGCACGTCGTAGCCGAGGTCGTCGGTGCCGAGCGGATGTCCCTGCTGCCCAGGGGAAAGCCGGGACGCGCCGAGGTCGGTGTGCACCTGGTCGGTGTGGTAGAGCAGCGGGCCGAGCAGGCAGAAAGCCAGCACCAGCAGCAGGATCACCGTGCCGGCGACGGCCAATCGGTTGCTGCGCAGGCGGAATCGGGCGGGCATCATGGTCATGACTTCGCTCCCGGCACCCGGACCCGCGGGTCGATCAGCAGTTGCAGCACGTCGGCCAGCAGCGACCCGAGCACCGTGGTCACCGCGATCACCAGCACCACGCCGAGCAGCACCGGGAAGTCGGCGTTGCGGGCGGCGGTCCAGAACAGCAGTCCGACGCCCGGGTAGTTGAACATCGACTCCACCACCAGCGAGCCGCCGAACACCACCGGGATCGAGTAGCCGATCAGCGACACCACCGAGGTCAGCGAGTTCGGCCAGACGTGCCGCCACAGGATCGTGCGCTCCGGCGTGCCCTTGGCCCGGGCCGTGCGGACGTAGTCCTCGGCCAGGTTGTCCACTGTGGACGAGCGCATGTATCGGCTGTAGGCGACGGCGGTGGCCGCCCCGCCGGCAATCACCGGCAGCACCAGCGATCCCGGTTGGGACAACAGGTCGGCCACGGTGTCGCCCTGCGCCGCCTGGGCCGGGAAGATCGGCCAGACCTGGGCGAACAGGATGATCAGCACCAGCGACAGGAAGAACACCGGCGTCGCGTACAGCACGAAGGCCAGCCCGGTGCTGACCACGTCCAGCGCCCGGCCGCGGCGGGTCGCCTGCCACACGCCCAGCGGCAGTGCCACCAGAATGCCCAGAATGGTGGAAGTTGCCGTCAGCACCAGGGTTTTCGGCAGCCGCTCGGCCAGCAGCGTGCTGACGTCGGTGTTGAGCGTGTAGGAGGAGCCGAGGTCGCCGTGCAGCAGCCGGAGCAGATAGTCCCAGTAC encodes:
- a CDS encoding ABC transporter permease; translation: MTMMPARFRLRSNRLAVAGTVILLLVLAFCLLGPLLYHTDQVHTDLGASRLSPGQQGHPLGTDDLGYDVLGRLMVAGRTSLAIGVLAGLLATAIGAIWGALAGYAGGWLDAVLMRVVDTGVAIPALFLLLVAATLITPSVLVLSLVIGCVSWLVPARLLRAEAATLRERDFIKAITVMGAGRLRVVFSHLLPNAVGTLVVAGTLQIAEAILLVAYVSFLGLGVPPPATDWGAMLSKGITYTYDGAWWLILPPGIAIVLVVCAINFVGDGLRDAFAARGRA
- a CDS encoding ABC transporter permease; protein product: MTRFLARRLLLALLVVFLVTVVTFVILHLLPGGPARGVLGVKATPAQIDAFNKSQGFDQSIPVQYWDYLLRLLHGDLGSSYTLNTDVSTLLAERLPKTLVLTATSTILGILVALPLGVWQATRRGRALDVVSTGLAFVLYATPVFFLSLVLIILFAQVWPIFPAQAAQGDTVADLLSQPGSLVLPVIAGGAATAVAYSRYMRSSTVDNLAEDYVRTARAKGTPERTILWRHVWPNSLTSVVSLIGYSIPVVFGGSLVVESMFNYPGVGLLFWTAARNADFPVLLGVVLVIAVTTVLGSLLADVLQLLIDPRVRVPGAKS
- a CDS encoding YdcF family protein, with product MNTVVWLAFGLGWTLVFLISFLIDRRRLRNGVYLVFALFFLSFAGLGAARSVSPWLAVVPLALLAIGVPLTTVALTVFLFVNGFTMIRREGLRLSSVLTTLAGLVIVAFFGLTLLAVGSENRFLISAFIGIGGMLFYISFVFCCFLLYSVFYGRVRQRQDVDFVVVLGAGLIRGEVSKLLAGRLDRGRQVWERVRGRGGAPLMITSGGQGADEPVSEARAMADYLISTGVPAEAIRLEDKSTTTLENLTFSRRIMLADKPDYRCTIVTSNYHVLRAALYARRAKVNGQVLGAPTARYFWPNAFLREFVAVLVENRWKNIVLCLMFGAVGLIGLVK
- a CDS encoding dipeptide ABC transporter ATP-binding protein codes for the protein MSVLDIADLRVSYGSAVAVDGLSVTVSRGEIVALVGESGSGKSTVALAALGLLPRSATVAGTITVAGKNIAEATGEELRQLRGRGAGMVFQEPMTALNPLHTIGFQVAEAIRNHDAKPQRHKRYHDHVVTLLERVGVPEAAKRLKQYPHQLSGGLRQRVLIAIAIAAGPGLILADEPTTSLDVTVQQQILDLLRDIRDTEGTGTLLITHNLGVVADVADRVLVLRNGKVVEEADTETLFAAPKADYTKKLLAAVPKLGDTRHEEQPAVENPVLRLDNIVVEYHGRRVVDDVSLHVGRGEIVGLVGESGSGKTTLAQCALGLVKPRSGMVTLFDGKLDRRRLGVVFQDPASSLDPTKTVAQTIAEPLVIHTRAGRAERLRKVRELMDAVELPHTLLDRRGHELSGGQRQRVSLARAVVLGPDLLIADEPTSALDVSVQAAVLDVLERLHAEFGFGCLFISHDLAVVDRVCERVAVLRAGHLVEQGPCATVLHQPTHPYTQALLLASPVPDPAAQRDRRRLTSA